One genomic segment of Cystobacter fuscus DSM 2262 includes these proteins:
- a CDS encoding nSTAND1 domain-containing NTPase: protein MSGSANPFLGPQPYRASERDRFFGREESTRRLVQGILSWPCFLLFGPSGAGKSSLMRAGVIPLLEEKHEFRVVRVEGWLASHGPLEWLVQAMFADLRLGAPPAGMRPDEALEEAVRLAERRSNRPVLLYLDQLEQLLLPGRDSEQTDALLEGLVRLVRSPFRGLQLVLLLREDYLGRFRERLRSAAELLEHGSRLGPLTVREMGEVARRLAASGTPAQHWLPPELLELMLQVRVPGQDATEEAEVQAAFAQIVCRALWEERAAGKEVRGPVAAEPILHRYLDATLEGLGPLAGDARRLLEEHLVASDGSRALLTERQAQAALPPGQAERVLTALEGTAVLLAGEHHGSRYFELGHDWLARKVFELRRERIRDEASQRELERERARWRRLRLISVVALAVAVVMGGLFLWARAQAERARNQSLMSGSRELLERGQSAMVMKLLLEVHRPERIRGWATLAYGALAQSAPEVTFRASGALSAARVSPDGQHVVTASEEGTVQVWRTDGTGQPVELKGQGARLISVAFSPDGQFVVTSSWDGTARVWRVDGTGQVVELKGHTGAIASAAFSPDGQNVVTASIDGTARVWRADGTGEPLVLRGHAGTVTSAAFSPEGQRIVTSGVDGTARVWRTDGRGKPLVLAGHTQEVLSAAFSPDGQHIVTASWDRTARVWRADGTGQPRVLRGHVGKVISAAFSPDGQRVVTASTDGTARVWRADGAGQPVELRGHTAQVQSAVFSPDGQRVATSGADGTARVWWADGTGRPVVLEGHKALITSAVFSPDGQRVVTASWDGTARVWRADGPTEPRMLRRHADAVTSAAFSPDGQRVVTASWDGTARVWRSDGTGEPVVLRGHKERVQSAAFSPDGQSIVTASWDGTARVWRADGTGEPLVLRGHEGVVISAAFSPEGQRIVTAGFDGTARVWRADGTGEPLVLRGHEGVVISAAFSPEGQRIVTSGNDGTVRVWRADGTGAPLVLRGHEGQVSSAAFSPEGQRVITSGADGTVRVWRADGTGEPLVLDGRQGPIRSAAFSPDGQRIATSGDDGTARVWRADGTGEPLLLKGHTGPVQFVAFSPDGRQLVTAGADRTARIWTLLSIPELQRHLRHDNKDCLTPDLRETYLNEREARARKRYADCERSQGRTAS from the coding sequence ATGAGTGGCTCCGCCAATCCCTTCCTGGGACCCCAGCCCTACCGCGCGAGCGAACGGGACCGCTTCTTCGGCCGGGAGGAGTCCACGCGCAGGCTGGTGCAAGGCATCCTTTCCTGGCCCTGCTTCCTGCTCTTCGGACCCTCGGGAGCAGGCAAGTCCTCGTTGATGCGGGCCGGAGTGATTCCCCTGCTGGAGGAGAAGCATGAGTTCCGTGTGGTCCGCGTCGAGGGCTGGCTGGCCAGCCACGGGCCCCTCGAGTGGCTCGTCCAGGCGATGTTCGCGGATCTGCGGCTCGGCGCGCCGCCCGCGGGGATGCGACCGGACGAGGCACTCGAGGAAGCGGTGCGGCTGGCGGAGCGGCGCTCGAACCGGCCGGTGTTGCTCTACCTGGATCAGCTCGAGCAACTCCTCCTGCCCGGACGCGACTCGGAGCAGACGGACGCGCTGCTCGAGGGCCTGGTGCGCCTGGTCCGCAGCCCCTTCCGGGGACTGCAGCTCGTGCTGCTGCTGCGCGAGGACTACCTGGGGCGCTTCCGGGAGCGATTGCGTAGCGCGGCGGAGCTGCTGGAGCACGGCAGCCGGCTCGGCCCGCTCACGGTGCGCGAAATGGGGGAGGTGGCGCGCAGGCTGGCGGCCTCCGGCACCCCCGCGCAGCACTGGCTCCCGCCCGAACTGCTGGAGCTGATGCTTCAGGTCCGGGTGCCAGGACAGGACGCCACGGAGGAGGCGGAGGTCCAGGCCGCCTTCGCGCAGATCGTCTGCCGCGCCCTTTGGGAGGAGCGTGCCGCTGGGAAGGAGGTGCGGGGGCCGGTGGCGGCCGAGCCCATCCTGCATCGCTACCTGGATGCGACGTTGGAGGGGCTGGGGCCCCTGGCGGGGGATGCCCGGCGGCTGCTGGAGGAGCACCTGGTGGCCAGCGATGGGAGCCGGGCGTTGCTGACGGAGCGGCAGGCCCAGGCCGCGCTCCCGCCGGGACAGGCCGAGCGGGTGCTGACCGCCCTGGAGGGCACCGCGGTGCTGCTGGCCGGAGAGCACCACGGCAGCCGCTACTTCGAGCTCGGCCACGACTGGCTGGCGAGGAAGGTCTTCGAGCTGCGGCGGGAGCGGATTCGGGACGAGGCGTCCCAACGGGAACTCGAGCGGGAGCGTGCCCGCTGGCGGCGGTTGCGGCTCATCTCCGTGGTGGCCCTGGCGGTGGCCGTGGTGATGGGGGGCTTGTTCCTGTGGGCACGTGCACAGGCGGAGCGGGCCCGCAACCAGTCCCTGATGTCGGGGTCGCGGGAGCTGCTCGAGCGCGGCCAATCCGCGATGGTCATGAAGCTATTGCTAGAAGTCCATCGGCCGGAGCGGATCCGGGGGTGGGCGACCCTCGCGTACGGAGCCCTGGCACAGAGCGCGCCAGAGGTGACGTTCCGCGCCTCGGGAGCGCTCTCCGCGGCACGCGTAAGCCCGGATGGCCAGCACGTCGTCACCGCCAGCGAGGAGGGGACAGTCCAGGTGTGGCGGACGGATGGCACGGGCCAGCCCGTGGAGTTGAAGGGGCAAGGGGCGCGTCTCATCTCCGTGGCTTTTTCTCCGGATGGTCAGTTCGTCGTCACTTCCTCGTGGGACGGCACGGCGCGGGTGTGGCGCGTGGACGGGACGGGCCAGGTCGTGGAGTTGAAGGGACACACCGGCGCGATTGCGTCCGCCGCCTTCAGCCCGGATGGGCAGAACGTCGTCACCGCGTCCATCGACGGGACAGCGCGGGTATGGCGAGCGGATGGGACGGGCGAGCCCCTCGTGCTCCGGGGACACGCGGGAACAGTCACCTCCGCCGCCTTCAGCCCGGAGGGCCAGCGCATCGTCACCTCGGGAGTTGACGGGACGGCACGCGTATGGCGAACCGATGGGAGGGGCAAGCCCCTCGTGCTCGCGGGGCACACGCAAGAAGTCTTGTCCGCCGCCTTCAGCCCGGATGGGCAGCACATCGTCACCGCCTCGTGGGACAGGACTGCGCGGGTGTGGCGGGCGGATGGAACGGGCCAGCCCCGAGTGCTGCGAGGGCATGTGGGAAAGGTCATCTCCGCCGCCTTCAGCCCGGATGGGCAGCGCGTCGTCACGGCAAGCACCGACGGGACGGCGCGGGTGTGGCGGGCGGATGGAGCGGGCCAGCCCGTGGAGCTCAGGGGACACACGGCGCAGGTGCAGTCCGCCGTCTTCAGCCCGGATGGGCAGCGCGTCGCCACCTCGGGTGCTGACGGGACAGCGCGCGTGTGGTGGGCGGATGGAACGGGCCGGCCCGTGGTGCTCGAGGGGCACAAGGCGCTGATCACGTCCGCCGTCTTCAGCCCGGATGGGCAGCGCGTCGTCACCGCCTCGTGGGACGGCACGGCGCGCGTGTGGCGGGCCGACGGCCCGACGGAGCCGAGGATGCTCCGTCGGCACGCGGACGCAGTCACCTCCGCTGCCTTCAGCCCGGATGGGCAGCGCGTCGTCACCGCTTCGTGGGACGGCACGGCGCGCGTGTGGCGGTCGGACGGGACGGGCGAACCCGTGGTGTTGCGAGGGCACAAGGAGCGGGTGCAATCCGCCGCCTTCAGCCCGGACGGCCAAAGCATCGTCACCGCTTCGTGGGACGGCACGGCGCGGGTGTGGCGGGCGGATGGGACGGGCGAGCCCCTCGTGCTCCGGGGACACGAGGGAGTGGTCATTTCCGCCGCCTTCAGCCCGGAGGGCCAGCGCATCGTCACGGCAGGCTTCGACGGAACGGCGCGGGTGTGGCGAGCGGATGGGACGGGCGAGCCCCTCGTGCTCCGGGGACACGAGGGAGTGGTCATTTCCGCCGCCTTCAGCCCGGAGGGGCAGCGCATCGTCACCTCGGGAAATGACGGGACGGTGCGGGTGTGGCGGGCGGATGGGACGGGCGCGCCCCTCGTGCTGCGAGGGCACGAGGGACAGGTCAGCTCCGCCGCCTTCAGCCCGGAGGGCCAGCGTGTCATCACCTCGGGCGCTGACGGGACGGTACGCGTATGGCGGGCGGATGGGACGGGCGAGCCCCTCGTGCTGGATGGGCGCCAAGGGCCGATCCGGTCCGCCGCCTTCAGCCCGGACGGCCAGCGCATCGCCACTTCGGGAGATGATGGGACCGCGCGGGTATGGCGGGCGGATGGGACGGGCGAGCCCCTTCTCCTGAAAGGACACACCGGGCCGGTCCAATTCGTTGCCTTCAGCCCGGATGGTCGGCAACTCGTGACAGCCGGCGCTGACAGGACCGCGAGGATCTGGACCCTCCTCTCGATCCCTGAACTCCAGCGACATCTGCGTCATGACAACAAGGACTGCCTGACGCCGGACCTGCGCGAGACCTACCTCAACGAGCGCGAAGCGCGGGCCCGCAAGCGTTACGCCGACTGCGAGCGCTCCCAGGGCCGCACTGCCTCCTGA
- a CDS encoding multicopper oxidase family protein — protein sequence MAGAFIIEGEYDDTLRAFYKPKGGLTEQVLVIQQIGVSSRLIAPREDPRPFLSINGRRQPVIQMKPGEVQLWRFVNAAWVSGVQFFDPKSYDPKNTTEWRQTARDGIQLSPENYARAAKDNSPFLLSPGNRVDLLVKAPAVAGRYDLRFADAISTNTPQDKVNDPILLTIQVSAAPSVDMPFPSEQDFPKLPSFLKDIDPATIHISREVTFNTKETPVQDKPDLIDETINGELFKDQTISQSMLQDTAEEWTLVNTTRPPPGVAHPFHIHVNPFQVIEVFDPNDPQEQDPNNTECYKIDDPSTWKSCKPPLEKPYVWRDTIAIPAARGTDKGDVPGHVKVRTRFDDFPGQFVLHCHILIHEDHGMMQLIQVVPNKVMIKHH from the coding sequence ATGGCCGGAGCCTTCATCATCGAGGGGGAGTACGACGACACGCTGAGGGCTTTCTACAAGCCCAAGGGAGGGTTGACGGAACAGGTGCTCGTCATCCAGCAGATCGGCGTCTCTTCCCGCCTGATTGCTCCGCGGGAAGACCCCCGGCCCTTTTTGTCCATCAATGGCCGGCGCCAGCCCGTCATCCAGATGAAGCCGGGCGAGGTCCAGTTGTGGCGCTTCGTGAACGCCGCCTGGGTGAGTGGCGTTCAATTCTTCGACCCGAAGAGCTATGACCCCAAGAATACCACCGAGTGGCGCCAGACCGCGCGAGATGGCATCCAACTCAGCCCGGAAAACTACGCGAGAGCCGCGAAGGACAATTCACCCTTCCTGTTGTCGCCCGGGAACCGGGTGGACCTGCTCGTCAAGGCTCCCGCGGTTGCTGGGAGGTATGATCTGCGGTTCGCCGATGCCATCAGCACCAACACCCCACAGGACAAGGTCAATGATCCGATCCTCCTGACCATCCAGGTTTCAGCAGCCCCCAGCGTGGACATGCCGTTCCCTTCCGAGCAGGACTTTCCCAAGCTCCCCAGCTTCCTGAAGGACATCGACCCCGCGACGATCCACATATCGCGAGAAGTCACCTTCAACACCAAGGAGACGCCAGTCCAGGACAAGCCTGACCTGATAGATGAAACGATCAACGGTGAGCTGTTCAAGGACCAGACGATCTCTCAATCCATGCTTCAGGACACCGCGGAGGAATGGACGCTCGTCAACACGACTCGCCCTCCACCGGGCGTCGCGCATCCCTTCCACATCCACGTCAATCCATTCCAGGTGATCGAGGTCTTTGATCCCAACGACCCCCAAGAGCAGGATCCGAATAATACGGAGTGTTACAAGATCGATGACCCCTCCACCTGGAAGTCGTGCAAACCACCCCTCGAGAAACCTTATGTCTGGCGGGACACGATCGCGATTCCAGCGGCACGGGGCACGGACAAGGGGGACGTCCCCGGCCATGTGAAGGTACGAACCCGTTTCGACGACTTCCCCGGCCAGTTCGTCCTCCACTGCCACATCCTCATCCACGAGGACCACGGAATGATGCAGTTGATCCAGGTCGTCCCCAACAAGGTGATGATCAAGCATCACTGA
- a CDS encoding carbon-nitrogen hydrolase family protein: MTTPPRFKAAAVQAAPAFLDLDAGVDKAERLIAEAASQGASLIAFPETWLPGYPFWIWLGAPAWGMRFVQRYFDQSLTVEGPHMARLRDAARRHGIHVVMGYSERSGSSLYMGQALIGPEGGLIAARRKLKPTHAERTVFGEGDGGDLKVHDTALGRLGALNCWEHVQPLVKQAMFTQGEQLHVGSWPSFSLYRDMAYALGPEVNLAASRMYAVEGSCFVIGSCATVSQEMTELLCDSPDRAKMLLPGGGFSMIYGPDGRPLAQPLDERAEGLLYADIDLGLIPLAKAVADPVGHYSRPDVLRLMFNDTPRRIMERFE, encoded by the coding sequence ATGACGACTCCTCCCCGATTCAAGGCCGCGGCCGTGCAGGCCGCTCCCGCGTTCCTCGACCTCGACGCCGGTGTGGACAAGGCCGAGCGTCTCATCGCCGAGGCCGCCAGCCAGGGTGCCTCGCTCATCGCCTTCCCGGAGACGTGGCTGCCCGGCTATCCGTTCTGGATCTGGCTCGGCGCGCCCGCGTGGGGCATGCGCTTCGTGCAGCGCTACTTCGACCAATCGCTCACGGTGGAGGGCCCCCACATGGCGCGGCTGCGCGACGCGGCCCGGCGGCATGGCATCCACGTGGTGATGGGCTACAGCGAGCGCTCCGGGTCCAGCCTCTACATGGGCCAGGCCCTCATCGGCCCGGAGGGCGGGCTCATCGCCGCGCGGCGCAAGCTCAAGCCCACGCACGCCGAGCGCACGGTGTTCGGCGAGGGCGATGGTGGGGACCTGAAGGTGCACGACACGGCGCTCGGCCGGCTGGGGGCGCTCAACTGCTGGGAGCACGTCCAACCCCTGGTGAAGCAGGCGATGTTCACCCAGGGCGAGCAGCTCCACGTGGGCTCCTGGCCCAGCTTCTCGCTCTACCGCGACATGGCATACGCGCTCGGCCCCGAGGTGAACCTCGCCGCCAGCCGGATGTACGCGGTGGAGGGCAGTTGCTTCGTCATCGGCTCGTGCGCCACGGTCTCCCAGGAGATGACGGAGCTGCTGTGTGATTCACCGGACCGGGCGAAGATGCTGCTGCCCGGAGGCGGCTTCTCGATGATCTACGGCCCGGATGGCCGGCCCCTGGCGCAGCCACTGGACGAGCGCGCCGAGGGGCTCTTGTACGCGGACATCGACCTGGGGCTCATCCCGCTCGCCAAGGCCGTGGCCGACCCGGTGGGGCACTACTCGCGTCCGGACGTGCTCCGGCTGATGTTCAATGACACCCCCCGCCGGATCATGGAGCGCTTCGAATAA
- a CDS encoding fibronectin type III domain-containing protein, whose translation MFPRALGGGLAASLVLLPLAAWSQQTDTSPPRPGTVLDGIGIDKDEQDYAGILQSDWGQPPGFSDPESSIIGYSLAVGTRPCGTEVRGFEPVGLVLSYTLYDLNLLPGQRYYVTIRATNGAGLATYVSSDGVLILPKDGNTGEAPAPLPGGECTPGGSTPTPDAGTDGGTPDTPPDAGTPPDAGTPPDAGTPPDAGTPDDGGTLEAPLGWGCTTGGPGGLAMMALSVLGLVIRLRRVQPR comes from the coding sequence GTGTTCCCTCGTGCCCTCGGCGGCGGCCTGGCCGCCAGTCTCGTCCTTCTCCCGCTCGCTGCCTGGAGCCAACAAACGGACACCTCGCCACCTCGTCCGGGGACCGTCCTGGATGGAATCGGCATCGACAAGGACGAGCAGGACTACGCCGGCATCCTCCAGAGCGATTGGGGCCAGCCGCCTGGCTTCTCCGATCCCGAGTCGAGCATCATTGGCTATTCGCTCGCCGTCGGTACCCGGCCGTGTGGCACCGAGGTGCGCGGGTTCGAACCCGTCGGGCTGGTCCTGTCGTACACCCTGTACGATCTCAACCTCCTCCCCGGACAGCGCTACTACGTCACCATTCGCGCGACCAACGGCGCGGGACTGGCTACCTATGTGTCCTCGGACGGTGTCCTCATCCTGCCCAAGGACGGAAACACGGGCGAAGCACCCGCGCCGCTTCCCGGCGGGGAGTGCACCCCGGGAGGTTCCACCCCCACCCCCGACGCGGGGACCGATGGCGGTACTCCGGATACTCCGCCGGACGCGGGCACCCCTCCCGACGCGGGCACCCCTCCCGACGCGGGCACCCCTCCCGACGCGGGCACCCCCGATGATGGCGGCACGCTGGAGGCGCCCCTGGGCTGGGGCTGCACCACGGGCGGCCCCGGGGGACTCGCGATGATGGCCCTGTCGGTGCTCGGGCTCGTCATCCGCCTCCGGCGTGTCCAGCCGCGGTAG
- a CDS encoding response regulator translates to MEPSARKERPMSSILLIDDDPDLIEIYTELLEQMGQSVMSAPDGQTGLKLAREHQPDLIITDVCMPHMNGLELCRRLRTDARLRAIPRIIHSSEVNLLLPKGEVFLPKPCEPRSLMALVELLLANARPARGKPPSRKRSAGGSSPPVGTEPQAAPPGAFRSPSSQSPPPALPPTTPEAPDPTPPPIPPSGSAQSSAKN, encoded by the coding sequence ATGGAGCCGTCCGCCCGAAAAGAGAGACCCATGAGCAGCATTCTGCTGATCGATGATGATCCGGATCTGATCGAGATCTACACAGAGTTGCTGGAACAGATGGGCCAGAGCGTCATGAGCGCTCCGGATGGTCAGACGGGATTGAAACTGGCGCGGGAGCACCAGCCCGACCTCATCATCACGGATGTCTGCATGCCTCACATGAACGGGCTCGAGCTGTGCCGTCGGCTGCGCACGGACGCGAGGCTGCGCGCCATTCCACGCATCATCCACAGCAGCGAGGTGAATCTCCTGCTGCCGAAGGGCGAGGTGTTCCTGCCCAAGCCTTGTGAGCCGCGAAGCCTCATGGCCTTGGTGGAACTGCTCCTCGCGAATGCGCGGCCAGCCCGCGGCAAACCTCCATCCCGGAAGCGCTCGGCCGGTGGCTCGTCACCGCCGGTTGGGACCGAGCCCCAGGCCGCCCCGCCTGGGGCTTTCAGATCCCCTTCCAGCCAGAGCCCACCCCCAGCACTTCCTCCAACGACTCCCGAAGCGCCTGATCCAACCCCGCCACCGATACCCCCCTCGGGCAGCGCTCAGAGTTCCGCGAAGAACTGA
- a CDS encoding RNA polymerase sigma factor has translation MEPSARQALEQRIRELCMRGETGLAVQAALEGYGPEFMRLMGSILHDREQAREAYSSLAESLLTALPAFRWDCSFRTWAYQVARHVAYRMIASPAAREQPASLGVLRDEAQPEPSLPKPWLQSSVKERFRVLREQLSPHERTLLELRVDRRMSWHDVARAISGPDEFPSREALDRKAAVLRQQFRRIKERLKELARQAEMLSSEEQAPL, from the coding sequence ATGGAGCCGAGCGCACGCCAGGCGCTGGAGCAGCGGATCCGTGAGCTCTGTATGCGAGGCGAGACGGGACTCGCCGTCCAGGCCGCGCTGGAGGGTTATGGACCCGAGTTCATGCGGCTGATGGGGTCCATTCTTCACGATCGGGAGCAGGCACGAGAGGCCTACAGCTCCCTTGCCGAGAGTCTGCTGACGGCGCTCCCAGCCTTTCGCTGGGATTGCTCCTTCCGGACGTGGGCCTACCAGGTCGCACGCCATGTCGCCTATCGCATGATCGCTTCGCCGGCCGCACGCGAGCAGCCGGCGAGCCTCGGGGTTTTGCGTGACGAGGCACAACCCGAACCGAGCCTGCCGAAGCCCTGGCTCCAAAGCTCCGTCAAGGAGCGTTTCAGGGTGTTGCGCGAGCAGCTCTCCCCCCACGAAAGGACCCTCCTGGAACTCCGGGTGGATCGGCGGATGTCGTGGCACGACGTGGCCAGGGCGATCTCCGGCCCGGACGAGTTCCCGTCTCGCGAGGCGCTCGACCGCAAAGCCGCCGTGTTGCGGCAACAGTTCCGGCGAATCAAGGAGCGGCTCAAGGAACTCGCACGACAAGCGGAAATGCTCTCGTCCGAAGAGCAGGCTCCCCTCTAA
- a CDS encoding SAM-dependent methyltransferase, with translation MRYEGSWPRAVLEGAALLRLVLGPSSGRPERFYTLLSTHNLLSEHSLFMNLGYWADSGVRTLDEASRALTALLGQTARLGPGDEVLDVGFGFGDQILYWAGSFHPRRLTGLDLMPLHVEVARERMVRAGLASRVLLQEGSATRMPFPARCFDKVVALESSFHFDTREDFFTEAWRVLRPGGRLALTDILPLPGHRFSRLFQAVWQIPGENLYCREIYRARLVAAGFEAVEVHSIREHVYEPLLRFLGRRLDAPELVHRMNPLLRLVSRPWWYARLVRSTFDYVLATGVKPLR, from the coding sequence GTGCGCTACGAGGGCTCCTGGCCCCGTGCCGTCCTGGAAGGCGCGGCGCTGCTACGGCTCGTTCTGGGGCCATCGAGCGGACGGCCGGAGCGTTTCTACACGCTCCTGTCCACCCACAACCTGCTGTCCGAGCACAGCCTGTTCATGAACCTGGGGTACTGGGCTGACTCCGGGGTGCGGACACTTGACGAGGCCAGCCGCGCGCTCACGGCTCTGCTCGGACAGACGGCCCGGCTGGGTCCTGGGGACGAAGTGTTGGACGTGGGGTTCGGTTTCGGAGACCAGATCCTCTACTGGGCCGGGAGCTTCCATCCCCGGCGGCTCACCGGGCTCGACCTCATGCCGCTGCATGTCGAGGTCGCGCGCGAGCGGATGGTACGTGCCGGGCTGGCGAGCCGGGTGCTGCTCCAGGAGGGCTCGGCCACGCGGATGCCCTTTCCCGCCAGATGCTTCGACAAGGTGGTGGCGCTCGAGTCCTCTTTCCACTTCGATACGCGCGAGGACTTCTTCACCGAGGCCTGGCGGGTCCTGCGGCCCGGGGGGAGGCTGGCCCTGACGGACATTCTTCCACTGCCCGGGCACCGCTTCAGCCGCCTGTTCCAGGCCGTGTGGCAGATTCCCGGGGAGAACCTCTACTGCCGGGAGATCTACCGCGCGCGGTTGGTGGCCGCGGGATTCGAGGCAGTGGAGGTCCACTCCATCCGTGAGCACGTCTACGAGCCCCTGTTGCGGTTTCTCGGCCGACGTCTGGATGCTCCGGAGCTCGTGCACCGGATGAACCCCCTTCTCCGGTTGGTGAGCCGACCCTGGTGGTATGCACGGCTGGTGCGGAGCACGTTCGACTATGTCCTCGCCACCGGCGTGAAGCCCTTGAGGTGA
- a CDS encoding patatin-like phospholipase family protein translates to MKNPLLEEGRALAALSRSELGGLGPSQLLRMYRSGRARWYAPGERLSEQGPGFWVVLDGQLELWTRDDKLLATLGRSSICGVEEGLEGGAEGAWVLFVENHDARGRLPRTRSQRASTINYLHLPSTERPLVCEVIQLRSRKRLNLGTLLELLAKTLVNDFKEKVVIVGKGTRPKRPPGRPTPPYLFHASIEEVKSTSWLEEFDYVFAADEEAARVLKQHHHEFQHTTIELTRDPPTRSSPRPGEDILRTHLLPVSPSPVHGGLEGSANPGELLLGQRSCWLHLPDDILSGARTEFETLDERTREHLSRWARVITHRQVGLGLSGGGAWGFYHYVVLEKLTREKIPIDIITGSSIGSVMGAYYSVHGMDGLEHFRNRCSRGELNQLTWLNMLSTSPLETLLRKDLNNAQLDQLSLRMHPVAINLSTGETTTFTRGPLSLAVRASSSAPGLWGPTLLNPRHFVDGAAADNLPALWLPHLGADLTFSCNCYPAQLRPYRQLIPGPIGRLLKELNPVERLMDLVSSGSTLLHASGSLGARMSTRAFQKSPMENSLLRSIDFRRAKEIIEHARQDLALNESLERFVADWEKLRTRHRQVRGPELQYAIH, encoded by the coding sequence GTGAAGAATCCCTTGTTGGAGGAGGGGCGGGCCCTGGCCGCGCTCAGCCGCTCGGAGCTGGGCGGACTCGGGCCATCGCAGCTCTTGCGGATGTACAGATCGGGCCGGGCGCGGTGGTATGCGCCGGGAGAGCGGCTCAGTGAGCAGGGCCCTGGCTTCTGGGTGGTGCTGGACGGCCAGCTGGAACTCTGGACCCGGGACGACAAGCTGCTCGCCACGCTGGGAAGAAGCTCCATCTGTGGCGTGGAGGAGGGTCTCGAGGGAGGAGCGGAGGGCGCCTGGGTACTCTTCGTCGAGAATCACGACGCCCGCGGACGGCTTCCGCGAACCAGGTCCCAGCGCGCCTCCACCATCAACTACCTCCATCTGCCCTCGACCGAGCGCCCTCTCGTGTGCGAGGTAATCCAATTGCGGAGCCGGAAGCGGCTGAACCTGGGCACCCTGCTGGAGCTGCTCGCGAAAACCCTCGTCAACGACTTCAAGGAAAAAGTGGTCATCGTAGGCAAGGGAACGCGCCCGAAGCGTCCTCCAGGCAGGCCGACGCCCCCCTACTTGTTCCACGCCTCGATCGAAGAGGTCAAAAGCACCTCCTGGCTCGAGGAGTTCGACTACGTCTTCGCCGCCGACGAGGAAGCCGCCAGGGTCCTCAAGCAACATCATCACGAGTTCCAGCACACCACCATCGAACTCACCCGAGACCCGCCGACGCGGAGTTCACCACGGCCCGGAGAAGACATCCTCCGCACCCATCTGCTGCCCGTGTCGCCCAGTCCGGTGCACGGTGGTCTGGAGGGCTCGGCCAACCCAGGGGAACTCCTCCTGGGTCAGCGCAGTTGCTGGCTCCACCTTCCAGACGACATCCTCTCGGGAGCACGCACCGAGTTCGAGACGCTGGATGAACGGACGAGGGAGCACCTCTCCCGATGGGCCCGGGTGATCACCCACCGCCAGGTGGGCCTGGGTCTGAGTGGAGGAGGGGCCTGGGGCTTCTACCACTACGTCGTCCTGGAAAAGCTGACGCGCGAGAAGATTCCCATCGATATCATCACCGGCAGCAGCATCGGTTCGGTGATGGGGGCGTACTACAGCGTCCACGGAATGGACGGGCTGGAGCATTTTCGCAACCGGTGCTCGAGAGGAGAGCTCAACCAGCTCACCTGGCTGAACATGCTGTCCACCAGCCCGCTGGAGACGCTGCTCAGGAAGGATCTGAACAATGCCCAGCTCGATCAGTTGTCCCTGCGCATGCACCCGGTGGCCATCAACCTCAGCACGGGTGAAACGACCACCTTCACCCGTGGGCCCCTGAGCCTGGCGGTCCGTGCCAGCAGCTCGGCGCCAGGCCTGTGGGGACCCACGCTCCTCAACCCACGCCACTTCGTGGACGGCGCCGCGGCGGACAATCTCCCCGCCCTATGGCTCCCACACCTGGGAGCGGATCTGACCTTCTCCTGCAATTGCTACCCGGCTCAACTCCGGCCCTATCGCCAGCTCATTCCGGGCCCCATCGGGCGTCTCTTGAAGGAACTCAACCCGGTGGAGCGTTTGATGGATCTGGTCTCCAGCGGCAGCACGCTTCTCCATGCGAGCGGCAGTCTCGGCGCCAGGATGAGTACCCGGGCCTTCCAGAAGTCACCGATGGAGAACTCCCTGCTGCGCTCCATCGACTTCCGCCGGGCGAAAGAGATCATCGAGCACGCGAGGCAAGACCTCGCCTTGAATGAAAGCCTCGAACGATTCGTGGCGGACTGGGAGAAGCTCCGTACCCGGCACAGGCAGGTCCGTGGGCCAGAACTGCAATACGCCATCCATTGA